ATTGCCGATAATGGCTGATGACGAAATATCCAACCCAAAACACGTATGCAATTCAACAAAATATTAACAGGGGGCCGCATGGGAACTCTTCCTTTGAAATCAATATTCCCAGGCAGAATGGTGTTTGTTTTGATACCGTTGTATCTAACACTCCTTTATTATGCCAACATTGCAAATGGTGCTTATCAAACATTCAAGCCTGATCCGGAAACGTATTCAGTTATAGAACTTGAGGGAATCCTTGGCGACTACCAAAGCCAGTTGGACGCTTTGAATGAACAAATCCATGATACGCGTAAGGATCTTGAATGGTTAATTGTCAAGATAAACAGAATATCTGATTCCGGAAAAAGCATTCCAAAGTTACTTCATGACTCGGTTGAATTGAAGGAGACAAAAATTCATAGGCTTGAGGCGCAAAAAAAACATCTTGACAGCACTGTTGCAACATACCGGAAAGTTTATGATATAAAAAAAAATGATGAAAAGAAGACAACGCAGATTCGGGTTGAGTCCACACCGGACATGAAAGTCAATGTAGAAAGAGCCGGCAAATCCAATATCGCGGCAAAACTTTTGAACATTGAACAAGCCGTTAAAAAGGCCGGCCTTAAAGATTGGGTAGATGTCATAACTGTAGACGGCAGCTGCGCAAAGATTAACAATACCCTGCCGATCCTTTTTTCTTCGGGCAGCGCAACCCTGGCCAAAGAATACAAATCCTTTTTAAAAAATTT
This window of the uncultured Desulfobacter sp. genome carries:
- a CDS encoding OmpA family protein, translated to MGTLPLKSIFPGRMVFVLIPLYLTLLYYANIANGAYQTFKPDPETYSVIELEGILGDYQSQLDALNEQIHDTRKDLEWLIVKINRISDSGKSIPKLLHDSVELKETKIHRLEAQKKHLDSTVATYRKVYDIKKNDEKKTTQIRVESTPDMKVNVERAGKSNIAAKLLNIEQAVKKAGLKDWVDVITVDGSCAKINNTLPILFSSGSATLAKEYKSFLKNLARFLKPYDVKVYVNGYADPDPIHTKKYPSNLELGASRAANVVHEMVKNGLKPDIFKIGSTGEYRFASKMESSTKSFKRRAQLMVVFNG